The window GGGCTTTCAATGGGAAATCTTCTTTCCGTGTAATGCGCGCCGTAATTTGGGCCGGCATGCTCGGCAAGAGGAGGTCTATTACCCTTGAGGATGTGGGCGACATCATGGACTCAGATAAGAACTCTTTCGAGGTCGCACAGGATGCCTTCGCCGAGCTCTATAAATCGGTGATGGCAACGCTGTCCGTAGCAAAAACAGACAAAACAGACACAAAAAACTGACGACGGACTGCTGGAATACACCCCGGCAGTCCATACTTTTGCAGGCGCTCGGTCCCCTTGGGTTGCGCCACGAGGACCTCTGGCACATCACAAGGGGCGAGCTCCACGATATGATCATCGCCAACAATTACCGGCGTTATCTTGAACTTGAAGATAAGGCGCTCTCCGCCATATTTACGGGGCTGGCCTTCAACGGCGACGCCGAAGAGATATATGCCCTTTTAGGCAGCTGGGCAGGCAATACCGTTATGAATAACGCACAAAAAGCAAAGTTTATAAAAGATTTGGCCCGCGCGGCGAAGGAGGCGAAACGAAATGGCGCGAACCCGTAAGCTGAACTATAAATTCGGTGTCGATATCAGCGAAGCCGAGCGCAAGCTGAAAGAGATGTCCAACAAAATAGAGACCGTCGGCAAGAGGATGAAGAGCTTCGGCGAGAGCACGAGCAAACTCGCGGCTCCATTTGTGGGGCTCGGCGTGATCTCCGCGAAAGCCGCCCTTGACTACGACAAGGCCGTGGACAGTATTGTCATCGGCACCGGCGCGGTCGGCGAAAAGATGGAGGGGCTCGAAGCTTCCTTCAAAAAAATAGCCGCGAAGGTCCCGCAGGATATGGCGCAGAGCAGCCAAGCCGTAGCCGATCTGAATACACGGCTTGGGCTTACGGGAGAAGACCTTGAATCTCTTTCCATCACGATGCTCGACGCCTCGCGCATGCTCGGCGAAGACCTCGGCGGCATGATCGCGCAGTCGACGAAAGCGATGAACGACTGGGGCGTATCCGCGAAGGACTCCGCCGGTTTCATGGACATGCTTTTTGTTGCCTCGCAGGAAACGGGAATATCCATCTCTTCGCTCTCCGAACAGCTATACAAGTTCGGCTCGCCGCTGCGCCAGATGGGCTTTGATGTGGAGACGGTCACCGCCATGCTCGGCAGCTTTGAAAAGGCCGGCGTGAATACCGAGTTAGTGATGGGCTCCATGCGCATCGCTCTGGGGAAGATGGCGAAAGCCGGAATAAAAGACCTCCCGGAGGCGCTCCGCGCTTCGATCGCCGCGATAAAAAACGCTAAGACCAGCGGCGAAGCCGCCACGATCGCGCTGAAGGTATTCGGTGCTAAAGCCGGCCCCGACATGGCTGCCGCAATTCGCGAGGGACGGCTTGAGGTCGACGAACTCGTGACATCCCTTGGTAAATCGGAGGGCGCTATCAACAGGACTGCGGAAGCGACGGACGGCTTTACGGAGCAGATGGGGCGTATGAAGAATCAGGTCGCCCTTTCTCTGGAACCGCTCGGCACAAAGATTGTGAAGATCGCAGAGGACTATATGCCCTCTTTGCTTGAAAAACTGGAAAATTTCAGCGCCGATTGCGACGAAAGCACAATAAAAATAATTGCCCTCACCGCAGGATTAGGCGCCGGGAGTTTTGTCCTCGGACATTATACTATCGCTTTGGCGGGATTGGTGACGAACATCGGCAAACTCCGCATAGCGCTGACTGCATTTTTTAAAGCGCACCCTATGGGTCTTGCCGCGCTGGCGGCGGCCGGAGCCGGATACATCACTTATAAAAACATCTCAGCGAAGATGGAGAAAATAGAGACCGAAGATATGATGCGCTCCGCGCTGGGGGACAGGGCCCCCAGAATGCCCGCAAAACGCGACGCGAAGAGTATGAATGAGTACAGCCGGCGGCTGAAGAAGGAGTATTCAGAATACCTCGCCGAATTGCAAAAAATATCTGACGAAGAGGCGAAGCGGTATGCCTCAAAAACAGTCACCGCTGCCGGCATCCAAAAACCAAAAAAGCCGATACCACCAGACGACGACGTAAACAATTTTGGCATAGAGGGAACGGGCAAGAAAAACACCGGCCCCAGCGCCGCCGAGAGGCTTGTGATGAATATCCAGGATCGCATTAAATATCTTGGCGAAGACGGAAAATCCTTTCTCGGCGTGCTCGATGCGTGGCAGGCGAAGTTAAAACCGCTCTCCGCGGACTGGAAAGCGATAGAAGACCTCAAACTCGACATTCGCTCCGACTCTGCGCGTAAAGCGGGCGAAGAGGTTGCCGCCCTTATAGAGCGCATGGAAAAACAAAAAGAGATGCAGGCTGAGATTGACGCTGCCGTGAAAGAAGGCGAGGCTAAGTTCTACGCCGACCTCCAATGGGAAAACAGCATGGGGCTGCTCGGCGACGAAGAATACCTCGGACTGCTAAAAGACCGTTTCGCAGCGTTGAGCGGCGAGATGGAGAAGCTTGGGCTCGATATCTCCAACGTGGCCAATTGGAGCGACGATATGAAGCAAGCCTTCTCTGACATACAGACGAAGGGCGGCGAGATCGCCGGCGCAGCGATAGACACTTTCCGCAAAAAAATGGAATCCGGCACGATCACCAACGCGCAGTATCTCTCCATGCTGGAAGCGCTGAAACAAAAATTTGCGGAGTATCCCGCGGTGGTAAAACAGTGTCAGGATGCGATCGACGCCTTCAATCTTGCGAAACTCTCCGCATTGCCGTCACTCGGCAGCCAGGTAAAAGCGAGCTGGGAGGACGCCCAGCAGAGCATCGCGCGTGCCCCCAGCATGATAGGCGACGCCTTTACGAGCGCCGTCGTCGGTACTAAGAGCCTCAGCGAAGCGATGCTGGATTTGTTGCAGGACATCGGGGCAGTAATCGCCAAAGCACTGATAATGAAAGCAATATTTGGCGTACTAAATATTGCTTCCTCTACTTCTACTGTATCAGATTGGCATGATGCAGGAAATGCGATAAGGGTACCTACTAAGCACTCCGGCGGCGTGGTCGGCGCGGGCGGCGCTACGGCGCTGGTAAGCCCGTCCGTGTTTATTGGTGCGCCGCGCATGCACGGCGGCGGTATTTCAGGACTTCGCTCCGACGAAGTGCCGGCGATCCTGCAGCGGGGGGAAGTCGTACTGCCGAAGGGCAGTACGGCCGCAGAAGCTATGTCTCGTGGACTGTTTGGGCTGCTGGGGCTGAAATTCCACTCCGGCGGCGTGGTCGGCGCGGGCGGCACTCCGGCGCTGGTAAGCCCGTCCGTGTTTGTCGGTGCGCCGCGCATGCACGGCGGCGGTATTTCAGGACTTCGCTCCGACGAAGTGCCGGCGATCCTGCAGCGGGGGGAAGTCGTACTGCCGAAGGGCAGTACGGCCGCAGAAGCTATGTCTCGTGGACTGTTTGGGCTGCTGGGGCTGAAATTCCACTCCGGCGGCGTGGTCGGCGCGGGCGGCACTCCGGCGCTGGTAAGCCCGTCCGTGTTTGTCGGTGCGCCGCGCATGCACAGCGGCGGTATAGCAGGCTTGCGCTCCGACGAAGTGCCGGCGATCCTGCCGCGAGGGGGAGTCATGCTGCCGAAGGGCGACGCGGGCGCCGCGCGCGCTTCTGAAAATCGCGGCGGAGACAGCTACTATCTCACGATCCAAGCCGTAGACGCGCAGAGCTTTGTAAAAATGCTCCAGAACAATAAGGGCGTACTCGAAAGCTTAATCGTGAACGGCATCCAGCGCGGCGGCCCGCTGCGTATGGCGATCAAAGGGGCGATGTGATATGCCAACTCCCGTATTCACTTGGATTCCGGATTTCGCGTGGCGGTCGCAATTCCGCCGCCGCGTGAACATCACCACTTTCGAGAGCGGCAAGGAGCAGCGCAGCGACCGCGGATCGGCTCCGCGCGAGTGGACCCTGTCGTTCACCGACAGCGGCGGCGTGCTCGCCGAGATCGAAGCGTTTTGGAACGCTCGAAAGGGCCCGGTGGAATCTTTTCTATGGACGCCGCCCGGCGAGCTGTCGGCGATAACGGTGCGCTTTAAGGACGACACGCTGAAATCAGAGCGTTCCGGCTCGAAATACGGCAGAATAGAGCTCACTTTGAGGGAAATACTATGACAAGCGATTATAAAACGGCGGCCCAGTCCGAGACGGTGAGTCCGATATATCTTCTCCGCGTCCTCGACATCCCGCCGCTCGATCCAGCCACACACGACGTCGACTGTCTCTATATCACCGACGCGGGAGAAAATGTCATGTGGTTCGATGAAAATGGACAGCCGCAGACGTATTACGCCTGCGGCATGAGCGTCGACGAGGTGGAGCGAAGCAAGGAGCAGACCACCGACCAGTGCCACATCTCTATCGACAACGTGAGCAACGAGCTCACCGCGCTGGCGCAGCACTACAAGCTCAACGGCGTGCGCTGTGAACTTTACAACGCTTTCAAGGATACACTCGACAGCGAGAGCGGCGCGACGCTGAAATTCAGCGGCAAGATACGCAACATCACCGTCGGGCAGACGCAGGTCGACGCCGTCATTTCGCAAGGCTTCGACGGCATGGACAAGGTGCCGCGCCGCATCTGCTGGACGTCTATGTTCCCCTATATTCCCAGCGCGAAGAATCCACGTGAGCTTTCACGAAAATGAGCGGGCTGAACGATCTTATCGGACTGCCGTGGGGCTTCGGCCCCGGGCAGACCGACTGCCTGCGGCTGGCGATTGCGGCGCAGGAGATATACGGGCGCGTTATCCCGCTTGTGTGGGACTACACGCCGGAGAACTACGAGGCGCGGACACATGACATCCGGCGCGAGCTTGAAAGGATATCCTGCGAAATAGCCGCTCCCGAACAGGGGGCGGCTGTTCTATTCGACTTCGCGCCGGTGTTTCACATAGGGACGTTCGTAAGTCAGACGCACTTTCTTCACATCCCTCGCGGCGGCACCAGCCGCCTCACGCGGTGGAGCGCGCCATATCAAAAGAGAACTGTCGGTATATACAGGATAATGGAGGTGCCACCATGGTAACAGTAGCAGCAGGCGCGCTTTTGGGGTGGGCTTTTTCCGGTACGTTGACATCCATTTTTACCGGTATGACTGTATGGGGCGCGGTAATGTTCGGCGCGTCACTCGGCAGCCTTGTAGGAGGCTTTATTGCTCAAAGGAATATTAGCGATTACGACAATTCTCCTACATATAGTTTCGGCCCCATAAGCAACACGATGTCGCAGCTCGTGCCGATCCCCGTAATTTACGGCCGGTGCCGTGTTGCGGGCAATATCATCTATCAGGCGTTCGCCGACGACAAAAAAGAAGAGCAGGACCTATAT of the Synergistes jonesii genome contains:
- a CDS encoding GTA-gp10 family protein, translated to MITVKFNGVEYEIEYGHNAVCAIEDALGVENIMTVLKGAFNGKSSFRVMRAVIWAGMLGKRRSITLEDVGDIMDSDKNSFEVAQDAFAELYKSVMATLSVAKTDKTDTKN
- a CDS encoding phage tail tape measure protein — encoded protein: MARTRKLNYKFGVDISEAERKLKEMSNKIETVGKRMKSFGESTSKLAAPFVGLGVISAKAALDYDKAVDSIVIGTGAVGEKMEGLEASFKKIAAKVPQDMAQSSQAVADLNTRLGLTGEDLESLSITMLDASRMLGEDLGGMIAQSTKAMNDWGVSAKDSAGFMDMLFVASQETGISISSLSEQLYKFGSPLRQMGFDVETVTAMLGSFEKAGVNTELVMGSMRIALGKMAKAGIKDLPEALRASIAAIKNAKTSGEAATIALKVFGAKAGPDMAAAIREGRLEVDELVTSLGKSEGAINRTAEATDGFTEQMGRMKNQVALSLEPLGTKIVKIAEDYMPSLLEKLENFSADCDESTIKIIALTAGLGAGSFVLGHYTIALAGLVTNIGKLRIALTAFFKAHPMGLAALAAAGAGYITYKNISAKMEKIETEDMMRSALGDRAPRMPAKRDAKSMNEYSRRLKKEYSEYLAELQKISDEEAKRYASKTVTAAGIQKPKKPIPPDDDVNNFGIEGTGKKNTGPSAAERLVMNIQDRIKYLGEDGKSFLGVLDAWQAKLKPLSADWKAIEDLKLDIRSDSARKAGEEVAALIERMEKQKEMQAEIDAAVKEGEAKFYADLQWENSMGLLGDEEYLGLLKDRFAALSGEMEKLGLDISNVANWSDDMKQAFSDIQTKGGEIAGAAIDTFRKKMESGTITNAQYLSMLEALKQKFAEYPAVVKQCQDAIDAFNLAKLSALPSLGSQVKASWEDAQQSIARAPSMIGDAFTSAVVGTKSLSEAMLDLLQDIGAVIAKALIMKAIFGVLNIASSTSTVSDWHDAGNAIRVPTKHSGGVVGAGGATALVSPSVFIGAPRMHGGGISGLRSDEVPAILQRGEVVLPKGSTAAEAMSRGLFGLLGLKFHSGGVVGAGGTPALVSPSVFVGAPRMHGGGISGLRSDEVPAILQRGEVVLPKGSTAAEAMSRGLFGLLGLKFHSGGVVGAGGTPALVSPSVFVGAPRMHSGGIAGLRSDEVPAILPRGGVMLPKGDAGAARASENRGGDSYYLTIQAVDAQSFVKMLQNNKGVLESLIVNGIQRGGPLRMAIKGAM
- a CDS encoding phage tail protein, with protein sequence MPTPVFTWIPDFAWRSQFRRRVNITTFESGKEQRSDRGSAPREWTLSFTDSGGVLAEIEAFWNARKGPVESFLWTPPGELSAITVRFKDDTLKSERSGSKYGRIELTLREIL